One genomic window of Bacillus mycoides includes the following:
- a CDS encoding serine hydrolase domain-containing protein: protein MFKKWLIVFFIFAIFCGSVAALIYANKDKKYNLRAFSDSKNKVENDKPKVDVNQQKRYEVAAAKLDQYLKDKGFNGTVLVADKDNVVLRKGYGYANVKDKILTTPRTKYRIGSITKTVVAISILQLREKGKLNIEDNVNKYIPSFPADKNITLRNLLTHTSGLPEQGQGRVDAASRLKLVTWIGSQKLEFPAGTGWRYTDYNYMVLAYIVEKITNEPLADYVKENIFTPVGMHESGMGATFPGDMFLAEGYTKKDNELIATPRLRMSWLYGCGEMYTTVEDMKRLDEAIIDGKLLSKQSLSDMFTVSPARKYGFSFYINADYNHNHGVLAGWNTFNNFNGDKRIFVILFSNVQNGMNDTFNQEFRKMAKDLIEGK from the coding sequence ATGTTTAAGAAATGGTTAATTGTTTTTTTTATTTTTGCTATTTTTTGTGGGAGTGTCGCTGCACTAATATATGCAAATAAAGATAAGAAATATAATTTGAGGGCATTTTCAGATTCTAAGAATAAGGTTGAAAATGATAAACCAAAAGTTGATGTAAATCAACAAAAACGTTATGAGGTTGCGGCAGCGAAACTAGATCAGTATTTAAAAGATAAAGGGTTTAACGGAACGGTTCTCGTGGCGGATAAAGATAATGTGGTTTTACGAAAAGGATACGGGTATGCGAATGTAAAAGATAAAATTTTAACAACGCCAAGAACAAAATATCGCATCGGTTCCATAACAAAAACAGTAGTTGCAATATCTATATTACAGCTAAGAGAAAAAGGGAAATTGAATATAGAAGATAATGTGAATAAATATATTCCGTCATTCCCGGCAGATAAAAATATTACGTTAAGAAATTTGTTAACACATACTTCTGGATTGCCAGAGCAGGGACAAGGTAGAGTTGATGCGGCATCACGTTTAAAGTTAGTAACATGGATTGGATCTCAAAAGCTTGAATTTCCTGCAGGAACGGGATGGAGATATACAGATTATAATTATATGGTGCTTGCATATATTGTAGAAAAGATAACAAATGAACCACTTGCTGACTATGTGAAAGAAAACATTTTTACTCCTGTTGGAATGCATGAATCTGGGATGGGTGCCACTTTCCCAGGAGATATGTTTTTAGCAGAAGGATATACGAAAAAAGATAATGAGTTAATAGCTACGCCTCGTTTAAGAATGAGTTGGCTATATGGTTGTGGTGAAATGTATACAACTGTTGAAGATATGAAAAGGTTAGATGAGGCAATTATAGATGGTAAATTGCTTTCTAAACAAAGTTTATCAGATATGTTTACTGTATCGCCCGCTAGAAAGTATGGATTTAGTTTCTACATTAATGCAGATTATAATCATAATCATGGAGTATTAGCTGGATGGAACACATTTAATAATTTTAATGGAGATAAACGAATTTTTGTAATTCTTTTCTCTAACGTACAAAATGGAATGAACGATACATTTAATCAGGAGTTTAGAAAGATGGCGAAAGATTTAATAGAAGGAAAATAA
- the psiE gene encoding phosphate-starvation-inducible protein PsiE — MLKNIKRVFSLFPIVLQYILNVALICLGIVLSVFLMKEVIQFIQELKLNSEESSYHLIDSIVVFFLYFEFIVMIIKYFQMNFHFPLRYFIYIGITAIVRLIIIDHDSPMDSLLYACAILVLISALFIANSKIMRRDLEE, encoded by the coding sequence GTGTTAAAGAATATAAAAAGAGTTTTTTCGTTGTTCCCTATCGTTCTACAGTACATTTTAAATGTTGCTTTGATTTGCTTAGGGATTGTTCTAAGTGTGTTTCTGATGAAAGAAGTTATTCAATTTATACAAGAACTTAAATTAAATAGTGAGGAATCTAGTTATCATTTGATTGATAGTATCGTCGTATTCTTTTTATATTTTGAATTCATCGTAATGATTATAAAGTATTTTCAAATGAACTTTCATTTTCCATTACGCTATTTTATATATATAGGTATTACGGCTATTGTTCGTCTAATTATTATAGACCATGATAGTCCAATGGATTCATTGTTATATGCTTGCGCGATTCTTGTATTAATTAGTGCTTTATTTATTGCAAATTCTAAAATAATGCGTCGTGATTTAGAAGAGTGA
- a CDS encoding agmatine deiminase family protein → MKKVVKFCLIATLATTIISGCSFEGGNENAKGKESEKVEVQKKVGKYTMPDEKDKHEGTWLQWPHEYTYGQEYKQEVEPIWIKMASALTEGEKVHIVAYDEEEKERINKLLIDKGLNMEKIDFFIAPTDDVWARDSGPIFVYDNNKNLKILDPAFNGWGKKTPYKNDARIRENVSKQLGIERIDWGKFVLEGGAIELDSNGTALLTRSAVTNKNRNPDLSEEEIEKYISDLGVTNFIWLDGVPNLDITDFHIDGFAKFHDKSTIVTMKEDDLAEWGLSNKDMDKLLDAKNASGQKYKYEYLPLSKDKVTLEGGKTLDYKGSYINYYIGNKVVLVPNYNDPNDKIANDTIQKLYPDRKVVGIDVRELYKNGGMIHCVTQQQPIQLK, encoded by the coding sequence ATGAAAAAAGTAGTAAAGTTTTGTTTAATAGCTACATTAGCTACAACGATTATTAGTGGGTGTTCTTTTGAAGGGGGTAATGAAAATGCAAAAGGAAAAGAGAGTGAAAAGGTAGAGGTACAGAAAAAAGTTGGAAAATATACGATGCCGGATGAAAAAGATAAACATGAAGGTACATGGCTACAATGGCCACATGAATACACATATGGTCAAGAGTATAAGCAGGAAGTTGAACCTATTTGGATTAAGATGGCAAGTGCTTTAACTGAGGGTGAAAAAGTCCACATTGTTGCATACGATGAGGAGGAGAAAGAGCGAATCAATAAGCTTTTAATAGATAAAGGGCTAAATATGGAGAAAATTGATTTCTTTATCGCTCCTACTGATGATGTATGGGCAAGAGATAGTGGACCAATTTTTGTTTATGACAATAATAAAAATCTAAAAATATTAGATCCAGCATTTAATGGTTGGGGGAAGAAAACTCCTTATAAAAATGATGCCCGTATACGTGAGAATGTTAGTAAACAATTAGGGATTGAAAGAATTGATTGGGGGAAATTTGTCCTTGAAGGTGGCGCAATTGAATTAGACAGCAATGGGACTGCTTTATTAACTCGAAGTGCAGTAACGAATAAAAATAGAAATCCTGATTTATCAGAAGAGGAAATTGAAAAATATATAAGTGACCTTGGGGTGACAAACTTTATTTGGTTAGATGGAGTGCCTAATTTAGATATTACTGATTTTCATATTGATGGATTTGCTAAATTCCATGATAAATCTACCATTGTAACGATGAAAGAAGATGACTTGGCTGAATGGGGCTTGTCAAACAAAGATATGGATAAATTGTTAGATGCAAAAAATGCTTCAGGACAGAAATATAAGTATGAATACTTACCGCTTAGTAAAGATAAAGTTACTTTAGAAGGTGGAAAAACTCTCGATTATAAAGGATCGTATATCAATTATTATATTGGAAATAAAGTTGTATTGGTGCCTAACTATAATGATCCAAATGATAAAATCGCAAACGATACGATTCAGAAGTTATACCCAGATCGCAAAGTAGTGGGAATTGACGTGAGAGAACTTTATAAAAATGGCGGAATGATTCATTGTGTTACACAGCAACAACCGATTCAATTGAAGTAG
- a CDS encoding bestrophin family protein, producing MVHYNNQNSLHQIFTLKGTVIRDIFPQILLYICVSTIVTVINYYYVEIKINQTPWVIVGGALGLLLVFRTNTAYDRYWEGRKLFGTIGACTRNLAVSFLCYWESEEENTDKEKLKFLHLLIAFPRLAKGHLRDEKDLSEIKSLFDICSEKEREILAKSIHLPISIVFMLKTILSKGLKTGQIHPNAIINMEADLNTLLTAVGGCDRIKTTPIPFAYFAHIKILLLIFCGTLSIGLVDSLGWFTVLATTFISFAFIGIEAIGVEIEDPFGQDPNDLPLEAICIGVETHLVNLYNQNALSEVMDLNLDKKII from the coding sequence ATGGTACATTACAATAATCAAAATAGTTTACATCAAATATTTACATTAAAGGGGACAGTTATAAGAGATATTTTCCCGCAAATTTTATTATATATATGCGTTTCAACGATAGTAACTGTGATTAATTATTATTATGTAGAAATAAAAATTAATCAAACTCCTTGGGTAATTGTTGGAGGGGCTTTAGGTCTACTGTTAGTTTTTCGTACTAACACTGCGTATGATAGATATTGGGAAGGTAGAAAGTTATTTGGCACGATTGGTGCTTGTACTAGAAATTTAGCAGTTAGTTTTTTATGTTATTGGGAGTCTGAAGAGGAAAATACGGATAAGGAAAAACTAAAATTTTTACATTTATTAATTGCTTTTCCAAGGTTAGCGAAAGGACATTTGAGAGATGAAAAAGATTTATCTGAAATAAAATCTTTGTTTGATATTTGTTCTGAGAAGGAACGAGAAATCTTGGCTAAGTCTATTCATTTACCGATTAGTATAGTTTTCATGTTAAAAACTATACTATCAAAAGGTTTGAAAACGGGTCAAATTCATCCAAATGCAATAATTAATATGGAAGCTGATTTGAATACTCTGCTTACGGCTGTGGGTGGATGTGATCGTATCAAAACAACGCCTATTCCTTTTGCATATTTTGCTCATATTAAAATTTTACTGCTCATATTTTGCGGGACTTTATCGATTGGTCTTGTTGATAGTCTTGGATGGTTTACAGTACTTGCAACTACGTTTATAAGTTTTGCATTTATAGGGATTGAAGCAATAGGGGTTGAAATTGAGGATCCATTTGGTCAGGATCCAAACGATCTTCCGCTTGAAGCAATTTGTATAGGGGTAGAAACGCATTTAGTGAATTTATATAATCAAAACGCTCTATCAGAAGTAATGGATTTGAATCTTGATAAAAAAATCATCTAA